From the Mustelus asterias unplaced genomic scaffold, sMusAst1.hap1.1 HAP1_SCAFFOLD_495, whole genome shotgun sequence genome, one window contains:
- the LOC144486862 gene encoding protein S100-Z-like, whose translation MGSPLSELETSMKSMMLVFHKYAGTDENQSKLTLSRNEAKQLLVKELSNFMKTPTDPKAMKDILDKMDIDGNQEMDFQEFIVMVSSITILCNDYLVHCLQKKGK comes from the exons ATGGGTTCCCCACTTTCTGAGTTGGAAACTAGTATGAAATCAATGATGTTGGTTTTCCACAAATATGCCGGCACGGATGAGAACCAAAGCAAGCTTACACTCAGCAGAAATGAAGCGAAGCAGCTGTTGGTTAAAGAACTTTCCAACTTCATGAAG ACACCGACCGATCCCAAAGCCATGAAAGATATCCTGGATAAGATGGACATTGATGGCAATCAAGAGATGGATTTTCAAGAGTTTATTGTCATGGTATCTTCGATCACCATCCTGTGTAATGACTATCTCGTTCACTGCCTTCAAAAGAAGGGCAAGTAA